A section of the Salmo trutta chromosome 4, fSalTru1.1, whole genome shotgun sequence genome encodes:
- the LOC115192278 gene encoding insulin-like growth factor-binding protein 1, giving the protein MSGLFLKNILVAAAVCCSVLVTAALGSPVLAQEPIRCAPCAPEKLSECPVVAHGCVEVLSEPGCGCCLVCALMTGELCGIYTAPCGYGLRCTPIPGDLQPLHSLIRSQAVCMANAEPERSPKPQNPDQGEVDAAETYNAARVSDPCFTIYLPGHNKSFDPPSAADAQESMKAKVSAIRKKLMEQAPCQMELQRALEKIAKSQQKLGDKLTRFYLPNCDKHGLYKAKQCESSLDGQRGRCWCVSSWNGKKIPGSTALSVDADCS; this is encoded by the exons ATGAGTGGATTATTTCTGAAAAATATATTGGTGGCAGCAGCGGTATGTTGCTCGGTACTGGTCACGGCTGCACTGGGGTCCCCAGTGTTAGCTCAAGAGCCGATCCGATGCGCCCCGTGCGCGCCGGAGAAGCTGAGCGAGTGTCCAGTGGTGGCGCACGGCTGTGTGGAGGTTCTGAGTGAGCCGGGTTGCGGATGCTGCCTTGTCTGCGCCCTGATGACGGGGGAACTGTGCGGAATCTACACGGCGCCATGCGGGTATGGACTGAGGTGCACCCCAATACCCGGCGACCTCCAGCCGCTGCACTCCCTTATTCGCAGCCAGGCGGTGTGCATGGCGAACGCCGAGCCCGAAAGGAGCCCTAAACCCCAAAACCCAG ATCAAGGAGAGGTGGACGCTGCCGAGACATATAACGCTGCCAGAGTGTCAGACCCCTGCTTCACGATCTACCTTCCTGGCCACAACAAGTCCTTCGATCCCCCGTCTGCCGCGGACGCGCAGGAGAGCATGAAAGCCAAAGTCAGCGCAATCAGGAAGAAACTGATGGAGCAG gcTCCCTGTCAAATGGAGTTGCAGAGAGCTCTGGAGAAGATCGCTAAATCACAGCAGAAGCTAGGAGACAAACTGACAAGGTTCTACCTGCCAAACTGTGACAAACACGGGCTCTACAAAGCCAAACAG TGTGAGTCATCTCTTGATGGACAGAGAGgcaggtgttggtgtgtgtcctcCTGGAATGGAAAGAAGATTCCAGGATCCACTGCTCTGTCTGTAGATGCAGACTGTTCTTAA